A window of Peromyscus eremicus chromosome 7, PerEre_H2_v1, whole genome shotgun sequence contains these coding sequences:
- the LOC131914675 gene encoding olfactory receptor 8D1-like, with product MSPGNYSALFVLEGLTDQPGLQIPLFSLFLLIYVVSIVGNLGLVFLIRTSSQLHTPMYYFLSNLSFIDLCYSSVIIPKMLVNFVSEKNSTSIPECMTQLFLFSFFGIDDSYMLTVMAYDRYVAICNPLLYNVIMSHTVCVLLSTAVYAIGAFGATAHTSYISSRSFCGTNIIHHYFCDILPLLNIACSRDYTKEFWVMILVGFNVFASVFAIIISYAFILASILRVRSADGRSKAFSTCSSHLAAVGVFYGSIIFMYFKPSTGDTTQGKVASVFYTTVIPMLNPLIYSLRNKDVKEAIRKLVNGGIFSQSV from the coding sequence ATGAGCCCAGGAAATTACTCTGCCTTATTTGTCCTTGAGGGGTTAacagaccagccagggctccagatcccgctcttttctctgtttctattgATCTATGTGGTCTCCATAGTGGGAAACTTGGGTTTAGTCTTTTTAATCAGGACTAGCTCTCAGCTTCACACACCCATGTATTATTTTCTCAGTAACTTGTCCTTCATAGATCTCTGCTACTCCTCTGTTATAATACCAAAGATGTTGGTGAACTTCGTATCAGAGAAGAATTCCACATCCATTCCCGAATGCATGACCCagctctttctgttctctttcttcGGTATTGATGACTCCTACATGCTAACAGTCATGGCATATGATCGCTATGTTGCCATTTGCAACCCCTTGCTCTACAATGTCATCATGTCTCACACAGTCTGTGTGCTACTATCCACTGCTGTATATGCTATAGGGGCCTTTGGGGCCACGGCCCACACCAGCTACATATCCAGCCGTTCCTTCTGTGGAACTAATATCATTCACCATTACTTCTGTGACATCCTCCCTCTTCTGAATATAGCTTGCTCAAGAGACTATACCAAGGAGTTTTGGGTGATGATACTGGTTGGATTTAATGTATTTGCAAGTGTGTTTGCCATCATCATCTCTTATGCCTTCATCCTTGCCAGCATCCTGAGAGTACGTTCAGCCGATGGCAGATCCAAAGCCTTTAGTACCTGCAGTTCCCATCTTGCAGCTGTTGGAGTCTTCTATGGCTCCATCATCTTCATGTATTTTAAACCATCTACAGGTGACACGACCCAGGGAAAAGTGGCTTCTGTCTTTTACACCACAGTGATTCCCATGCTTAACCCCCTTATATACAGCCTTAGGAACAAAGATGTCAAAGAAGCCATAAGAAAACTTGTGAATGGTGGGATATTCTCTCAGTCTGTGTAG